Proteins encoded together in one Synechococcus sp. BL107 window:
- a CDS encoding glutaredoxin family protein, translating into MRDLRLYSRQGCCLCAGLEERLRQLDLDSLQLTLTTVDIDHPETPSEWKARYDLEVPVLALDHKELPRVSPRLSGDGLLKWLVKHCLLESS; encoded by the coding sequence ATGCGCGACTTACGCCTCTACAGCCGTCAAGGCTGCTGCCTTTGTGCCGGCCTCGAGGAGCGCCTGCGGCAGTTGGATTTAGACAGCCTTCAACTGACACTGACAACAGTAGATATCGACCATCCTGAGACTCCCTCCGAGTGGAAAGCCCGTTACGACCTCGAAGTACCCGTTTTAGCCCTGGATCACAAGGAATTGCCGAGGGTTTCGCCAAGATTGTCGGGGGATGGTTTGTTGAAGTGGCTGGTTAAACATTGCCTGCTTGAGAGTTCATGA
- the yidD gene encoding membrane protein insertion efficiency factor YidD — MHESPILSNEDQPTRWAGFNRRVAALFLALIGFYRAFISPLLGPRCRFTPTCSAYGLEAIQRHGPWRGGWLTLKRVLRCHPFTPCGCDPVPD; from the coding sequence ATGCACGAATCTCCCATCTTATCCAATGAAGACCAACCCACTCGCTGGGCTGGCTTCAATCGTCGTGTTGCGGCGCTGTTCCTGGCTTTGATTGGCTTTTATCGAGCCTTTATCTCGCCTTTGCTCGGCCCGCGTTGCCGCTTTACGCCCACCTGCAGCGCCTATGGGCTGGAAGCGATTCAACGCCACGGACCGTGGCGCGGTGGCTGGCTCACGCTGAAACGTGTCCTGCGTTGCCATCCCTTCACGCCTTGCGGTTGCGATCCGGTTCCTGATTGA
- a CDS encoding UDP-N-acetylmuramoyl-L-alanyl-D-glutamate--2,6-diaminopimelate ligase, producing MGQRLDELLRDVGLTPTVGGSNPQIESVTSDSRLAGPGSLFVGLPGDRVDGGLFWRQALNAGAAAAVIGPAAAAVDPPGDSDQVVVVADPLASTLGELAASFWSRPSERMALLGVTGTNGKTTTTYLIEHLALACGRSTALFGTLVNRWSGHSITATHTTAFADRLQAQLAEAASAGSLLAAMEISSHALAQHRVAGCRFAGAVFTNLTQDHLDYHLSMEDYFEAKALLFSEALLQAGPARAVVNGDDPWGAKLAERLGAQCWRSSLTDPTAELRMEDLCMTSHGVSGRLISPLGEGAFQSPLLGRFNLMNLLQAVGVLLQQQLPLPDLLRAVSDFRGVPGRMERVLLEDAITTTLPTVLVDYAHTPDGLENALAAARPFAEGKLICVFGCGGDRDRGKRPQMAAIAARLADRVVVTSDNPRTEDPLRILEDVVKGIPDGVDRVVDPDRGAAIAQTIAEADAADLVLVAGKGHEDYQILGIEKVHFDDREEAQKALRRRLQP from the coding sequence ATGGGTCAGCGCCTGGATGAGCTTCTTCGAGACGTGGGCCTCACGCCCACCGTCGGTGGGAGCAATCCGCAGATCGAGTCCGTCACCAGCGACTCCCGCTTGGCTGGTCCAGGCAGCTTGTTTGTGGGATTGCCTGGTGATCGGGTCGATGGAGGTTTGTTTTGGCGTCAAGCCTTAAACGCGGGAGCCGCGGCGGCGGTGATTGGTCCTGCTGCTGCAGCTGTGGATCCACCAGGGGATAGCGATCAAGTGGTGGTGGTGGCCGATCCTTTGGCCAGCACGCTTGGTGAGCTGGCGGCGTCGTTCTGGAGCCGACCGAGTGAGCGCATGGCGCTGTTGGGTGTGACCGGGACGAATGGAAAAACCACCACTACCTATCTGATCGAACATCTGGCTCTGGCCTGCGGGAGATCCACTGCGCTGTTTGGCACCCTCGTGAATCGTTGGTCTGGCCACAGCATCACCGCCACCCACACCACGGCGTTTGCCGATCGCCTTCAGGCCCAACTGGCGGAGGCGGCATCGGCTGGGAGCCTGCTCGCGGCGATGGAAATCAGTTCCCATGCCCTCGCACAGCATCGGGTGGCGGGGTGCCGCTTTGCTGGCGCTGTGTTCACGAATCTCACTCAAGACCACCTCGATTACCACTTGTCGATGGAGGACTATTTCGAGGCGAAAGCCCTGTTGTTTTCAGAGGCGTTGTTGCAGGCCGGCCCCGCCCGGGCGGTAGTGAATGGCGATGACCCCTGGGGGGCAAAGCTGGCCGAACGGCTTGGAGCGCAGTGCTGGCGCAGCTCCCTTACCGATCCAACGGCTGAGTTGCGCATGGAGGATCTCTGCATGACCAGCCATGGGGTGTCAGGACGGTTGATCAGTCCGTTGGGAGAGGGTGCGTTTCAGTCGCCTTTATTGGGTCGCTTCAACTTGATGAATCTGTTGCAGGCAGTGGGTGTTCTGCTCCAGCAGCAGTTGCCTCTGCCAGACCTGCTGCGGGCCGTGAGTGATTTCCGTGGCGTGCCTGGACGGATGGAACGGGTGCTGTTGGAGGACGCAATCACCACCACGCTCCCCACGGTGCTGGTGGATTACGCCCATACGCCGGATGGCTTGGAGAATGCCCTGGCTGCAGCACGCCCCTTTGCTGAGGGCAAGTTGATCTGCGTGTTTGGCTGCGGTGGTGATCGCGACCGGGGCAAGCGTCCTCAGATGGCTGCGATTGCCGCACGCTTGGCCGATCGGGTTGTAGTGACTTCCGACAACCCACGCACCGAGGATCCCCTGCGCATCCTTGAGGATGTGGTGAAGGGCATCCCGGACGGCGTTGATCGGGTGGTGGATCCAGACCGTGGGGCAGCGATTGCCCAAACGATTGCCGAGGCTGATGCCGCTGATCTGGTGCTGGTGGCTGGTAAGGGCCATGAGGACTACCAGATTCTCGGCATCGAGAAGGTGCACTTCGACGACCGAGAGGAAGCGCAAAAAGCACTGCGACGTCGGCTTCAACCTTGA
- a CDS encoding trypsin-like peptidase domain-containing protein produces the protein MAVGLAASAVVLAPNAAVAQDASNIARIAKEITVRVEGATQGSGVIVKKDGNTYTVLTAWHVLKSNQPGEEITLVINDNQYFHLPSSVKRVKNVDLATIKFTSTNNYKTARIASIDKNMIGSSIFVGGFPLRTDSVNSRIFRFLDGRVIAYDPNIQLPNGYNFLYSNNTLPGMSGGPVLGTQGELLAIHGLGEIDVEMTSNKNILVKTGTNQGIPLSFFSSEIKEVPSSNRNTGGMISSADKYLLKIESLLRSGNSDPVEIMILADKASLIETSARSEYYRAVGMYSIRSFRSALAGAERAISLDPSFSKAYRLKATINIIRRDHISALVDLTAAITLDPNDFQSLLNRASIYYDTYKSIDAAKRDLEKALLIKPNDSATIKMLDYIKNNS, from the coding sequence TTGGCAGTTGGCCTTGCAGCCTCAGCAGTAGTACTGGCTCCGAATGCAGCAGTAGCGCAGGATGCTTCAAATATTGCTCGTATCGCGAAGGAAATCACTGTTCGCGTAGAAGGCGCTACGCAGGGGTCAGGGGTAATTGTCAAAAAAGATGGGAACACCTACACGGTGCTTACTGCTTGGCATGTACTCAAATCCAATCAACCAGGAGAAGAGATTACTTTAGTCATTAACGATAATCAGTATTTTCATCTTCCCTCCTCTGTAAAGAGGGTTAAAAATGTTGATTTAGCTACTATTAAATTCACATCTACCAATAACTATAAAACAGCACGCATTGCAAGTATTGATAAAAATATGATTGGCTCGAGCATATTTGTTGGAGGCTTTCCATTGCGAACAGATTCGGTTAACTCTAGAATTTTTAGATTTTTGGATGGCAGAGTTATTGCATATGACCCAAATATCCAACTTCCTAATGGCTATAACTTTCTATACTCTAATAATACTTTGCCTGGGATGAGTGGTGGACCTGTGCTTGGCACTCAAGGAGAATTATTGGCAATTCATGGCCTTGGAGAGATCGATGTAGAAATGACTTCTAATAAAAATATTTTAGTCAAGACTGGAACGAATCAAGGGATCCCCCTTTCCTTTTTTAGCTCAGAGATAAAAGAAGTACCTTCTAGTAATCGAAATACTGGCGGGATGATCAGCAGTGCCGATAAGTATTTACTCAAAATAGAGTCACTACTTAGAAGCGGCAACTCGGACCCCGTAGAGATTATGATCTTGGCTGATAAGGCTAGTTTAATCGAAACAAGTGCTCGAAGTGAATATTATCGAGCTGTTGGAATGTATTCGATTAGATCCTTTAGATCTGCCTTGGCTGGTGCAGAGAGAGCGATAAGCCTTGATCCATCTTTTTCGAAGGCTTATAGATTAAAGGCGACTATTAATATCATAAGGAGAGACCATATTTCAGCGTTAGTCGACCTTACGGCAGCAATAACGTTAGATCCTAATGATTTCCAATCACTCTTAAATCGAGCTTCAATTTATTATGATACTTATAAAAGCATTGACGCTGCCAAGCGAGATTTAGAAAAAGCTCTTTTGATTAAGCCCAATGATTCCGCTACCATTAAAATGCTGGATTACATTAAAAATAATTCTTAG
- a CDS encoding trypsin-like peptidase domain-containing protein has protein sequence MKRSFSEFLIFDARKALSFLVPILVVGLSGCSDTKTTLDPENIAKLARSGSVKIEGSTQGSGFIEGISCAGGISRSPFSKPYCNIEYKVITAAHVVQDLRSDDELSVITFDGAAHGVTSVEINSSGLDIARLTFNIEVPKYSSLNILNSSKVSRGSVESPLQVGETLYVSGFPLATTAVPNRSLRFTDGKLIAVLDEKVVGGYQVLYSNSTLPGMSGSPVFNSSGQVVAMHGRGEVEATLTSQTGIAVKTGQNQGIPLFLQDSAGQYTNIYSKSTIGSANAPIGKRIRSFAKDGGVEQPKQPLNSSIEPLTSDIPTDKQLGDLVQAWLNATAKALAGQTNAVPYAVSKEISTVARDRLLQRVQAERAADAALGYTKIIKSSVTSVEVVSRTPRRIAVKVEVVYSDQTLDRSGTTIDQTPAGALTVTYVLGRDGKQWKLHEYISDF, from the coding sequence TTGAAACGTTCTTTTTCGGAATTCCTGATATTTGATGCAAGGAAGGCTCTTTCTTTTCTGGTCCCAATTCTTGTTGTTGGTTTGTCTGGTTGTTCTGATACCAAGACTACGCTAGATCCAGAAAATATTGCGAAACTGGCAAGATCAGGCTCTGTCAAAATTGAAGGCTCTACACAAGGTAGTGGATTTATTGAAGGTATTTCTTGCGCAGGCGGAATAAGTAGATCACCTTTTAGTAAACCTTATTGCAATATCGAATATAAGGTAATAACGGCTGCGCATGTTGTCCAAGATTTGCGGAGTGATGATGAATTATCCGTTATTACTTTTGATGGGGCGGCGCATGGTGTTACTTCTGTGGAAATCAATTCATCAGGTCTTGATATTGCTCGACTGACATTTAATATCGAAGTCCCTAAGTATTCTTCTTTGAATATTTTAAATTCGTCTAAAGTAAGTCGAGGCTCTGTTGAATCTCCACTTCAAGTAGGAGAAACCTTGTATGTTTCGGGCTTCCCACTTGCGACTACCGCAGTTCCTAATAGAAGTCTCCGATTTACCGATGGTAAGTTAATTGCAGTTCTTGATGAGAAAGTTGTCGGTGGATATCAAGTTTTATACTCAAATTCAACACTTCCAGGCATGAGTGGTTCGCCTGTATTTAATAGTTCTGGCCAAGTTGTTGCTATGCATGGAAGAGGTGAAGTGGAAGCTACTTTGACAAGTCAAACAGGAATAGCGGTTAAAACTGGGCAGAATCAAGGTATTCCATTATTCCTTCAAGATAGTGCTGGTCAATATACAAATATTTATTCCAAGTCAACAATTGGTTCTGCTAATGCTCCTATTGGCAAACGCATTAGATCTTTTGCGAAAGATGGTGGTGTTGAGCAGCCGAAGCAGCCTCTGAATAGTTCAATTGAGCCACTGACGAGTGATATACCAACGGATAAGCAGTTAGGGGATCTCGTCCAAGCCTGGCTGAACGCCACAGCCAAAGCACTTGCTGGTCAGACAAATGCTGTGCCTTATGCAGTTTCGAAGGAGATTTCCACCGTTGCCCGCGATCGGTTGTTGCAACGGGTGCAAGCAGAGCGCGCCGCTGATGCCGCGCTGGGCTATACAAAAATCATCAAGTCTTCTGTCACCAGTGTTGAGGTGGTGAGCCGAACCCCACGGCGCATTGCTGTGAAGGTTGAGGTGGTTTACTCCGATCAAACACTTGATCGCTCCGGAACCACCATTGATCAGACACCTGCAGGAGCTTTGACCGTCACCTATGTGCTTGGGCGAGATGGAAAACAGTGGAAATTGCATGAGTACATTTCAGACTTTTGA
- a CDS encoding site-specific integrase has translation MPAIAQKAKALGGKGVVLSYVDKPENFYWREKVPNTKRYLHRLLPNSSTIEDALEECIEAYTALRKDQAIPHGTDGTTQKHALGSQGRATRNSNTGRYKNRPIEACVTEFLEAEQRKVDADLLKPRSLLNKSQALLKQLLPYLAEKGVTHTRQIDINTFEDYPTWRDAAKSTRKLELTYFGNFLNEFCKRRGLLDIEVSPREALPTIAIKDSEVVANPPLIEQGNWQKVVVALSNNRDRAAKLRNHRGLYFAQLFYRWCIVCRNAGLRPDIELNKLRWCDVRRENVGRWSKSEEKKKDKWIAVLHVRDSKTGKQRIIPTNGVDSQLMQWKEEQRQYIEKYCTGIEITEETLIFGNPHNEMKQYAYNGFNRTWRKVIDGINPRLKPYVFSDRNYTPYSLRSTYICNLILDNKDIYTVAKLAGHTIAVCEKYYARIDMSKKAKEITDFNYGSSSVRNIETESY, from the coding sequence ATGCCTGCCATTGCTCAAAAGGCCAAAGCGCTAGGCGGCAAAGGGGTCGTCTTGTCGTACGTGGATAAGCCCGAGAACTTCTACTGGCGCGAAAAGGTACCCAACACCAAGCGGTACTTACATCGACTGCTGCCTAACTCCTCCACCATTGAGGACGCTTTAGAAGAGTGCATCGAGGCTTATACGGCGCTCAGAAAAGATCAAGCCATTCCGCACGGAACTGATGGAACGACTCAGAAACATGCCTTAGGGAGTCAAGGAAGAGCCACTAGAAACTCAAACACCGGCAGATACAAGAACAGACCAATAGAGGCTTGTGTCACTGAGTTTTTAGAAGCCGAACAACGAAAGGTCGATGCGGATCTACTCAAACCCCGAAGCCTTTTGAACAAGAGCCAGGCACTGCTTAAGCAGTTGCTCCCTTACCTGGCAGAGAAGGGAGTGACACACACACGACAGATCGACATCAATACGTTCGAGGACTATCCGACATGGCGAGATGCCGCCAAATCCACAAGAAAGCTTGAGCTGACGTACTTCGGAAATTTTCTCAACGAATTCTGTAAACGGCGTGGGCTACTAGACATCGAGGTTTCACCCCGCGAAGCCCTTCCAACCATTGCGATCAAAGATTCCGAAGTCGTTGCCAATCCACCTTTGATCGAACAAGGCAATTGGCAGAAGGTGGTCGTTGCATTGAGCAACAACCGGGATCGTGCAGCGAAGCTACGAAACCATCGGGGCTTGTACTTCGCACAGTTGTTTTATCGGTGGTGCATCGTTTGCAGAAATGCTGGACTCCGACCGGACATTGAGCTGAACAAGCTTCGGTGGTGCGACGTACGACGAGAGAACGTCGGTCGATGGTCCAAGTCAGAGGAAAAGAAGAAGGACAAGTGGATTGCAGTCCTCCATGTCCGTGACTCAAAGACAGGCAAACAGCGCATCATCCCGACCAATGGAGTGGACAGTCAACTCATGCAATGGAAGGAGGAGCAAAGGCAATACATCGAGAAATATTGCACTGGAATAGAGATCACTGAAGAAACTCTGATCTTTGGTAATCCTCACAATGAAATGAAGCAATACGCCTATAACGGTTTCAACAGGACATGGAGAAAAGTCATTGATGGGATTAACCCCAGGCTCAAACCTTATGTATTCAGCGACAGAAACTATACGCCTTATAGCCTGCGAAGTACTTACATATGTAACCTAATTTTAGACAACAAAGATATTTACACAGTGGCAAAGCTTGCTGGACATACAATTGCTGTTTGCGAGAAGTACTACGCCAGGATTGACATGAGCAAAAAGGCAAAAGAGATAACGGATTTCAATTATGGATCTTCAAGTGTAAGAAATATCGAAACCGAAAGTTATTAA
- the rpsD gene encoding 30S ribosomal protein S4: protein MSRYRGPRLRITRRLGDLPGLTRKAAKRSYPPGQHGQARRKRSEYAIRLEEKQKLRFNYGVSERQLVRYVKKARAQEGSTGTNLLKLLESRLDNICFRLGFGPTVPGSRQLVNHGHVTVNGRVTDIASYQVKPGDVLAIREKKGSKQLAEGNLAFPGLSNIPPHLELDKAKLSAKCTGRCEREWVALEINELLVVEYYSRKV from the coding sequence ATGTCTCGCTACCGCGGCCCTCGCCTGAGGATCACGCGGCGCTTGGGAGACCTCCCTGGTCTCACCCGGAAGGCCGCAAAGCGGTCCTATCCCCCCGGTCAGCACGGCCAAGCCCGTCGCAAGCGCTCCGAATACGCAATCCGCCTCGAAGAAAAGCAAAAACTTCGCTTCAACTACGGAGTCTCCGAGCGCCAACTCGTGCGCTACGTGAAAAAGGCCCGTGCCCAGGAGGGTTCCACTGGAACCAACCTGCTCAAGCTTTTGGAAAGCAGACTGGACAACATCTGCTTCCGCCTCGGCTTCGGCCCCACCGTTCCTGGATCCCGTCAGCTGGTGAACCATGGCCACGTGACCGTGAACGGTCGTGTCACGGACATCGCCAGTTATCAGGTGAAGCCCGGCGACGTGTTGGCCATCCGCGAAAAGAAAGGCAGCAAACAGCTAGCCGAAGGCAACCTTGCCTTCCCCGGCCTATCCAACATCCCTCCCCACTTGGAGTTGGATAAAGCCAAGTTGAGCGCCAAGTGCACCGGTCGCTGCGAACGCGAATGGGTTGCCCTGGAAATCAACGAATTGCTGGTGGTGGAGTACTACTCCCGCAAGGTCTAA
- a CDS encoding DNA-directed RNA polymerase: MKTKQHQHEIDTTIEALRKRENQVRQAIERGYFSSTAEGQQLTRYIFIEYSKAVESHVTHLVGRNGRFASAASHLYFQLKDLEVSFEHVAFVALRKLIDCIHTKQNQRTHVCTAIGRAIQEELRNQFFTLNLDENGKKIRNKRLKKPRSTPKYRNLGVKLAMERRLLEKGWAKDDLYQDWPSVLHTQVGSLLLDPAIKEKYFDAQTRWVAKNRSEKFVVPTPALEEHLSKRKEQIDDLVTTKDVLIEPPLDWQLQDGEARFNFSGGYHLPYTRKPNNPLCRGRHYETRFGSDAINLLNTLGRTAFQVDPLVFEVIDDCWETQRSIAGFNSPFENPELNQEMPDHLKALDKKHPDRVAWRKRQAYLHDQEQEHIEKTQSAQAVLISARKNETRQRFWLSWSCDFRGRIYSQQSWLDPQSRDFERSVLRFADGCRLDEQGKEWAARAVGAAFGGTKQSYAARSQWTYENTELIAAIASDPIRHSSQWENADEPWQFLQMAMEWNAVVLQQTKPLWQVPVSVDSTASGLQLLSAMRRDPVGMKWTNLIPSEDPDQPPRDAYLEVLRVAREIAEADPQTVWLAKHLTDRSLGKPVLMIAIYGGSYRTNRGDIVDALRKLGSYPDMVSWDDTKVMTDILQKASKQVFPAAFETLDWLRQLCTKAIENGATSLWWETPCSDQIHQSEYEVDSIEVDTYGHGRMRIAVGSVNEPNEKKLKSGFAPNFVHSYDACLLKTAFQQWSKPLGTIHDCISVLPNDMDQAHERVRKAFIEICHGDPLARLANNLKVPSKEHPKLVQGKGDLQKILNSQYMFN, encoded by the coding sequence ATGAAAACCAAACAACATCAACACGAAATAGACACAACGATCGAAGCACTGCGTAAGAGGGAGAATCAGGTCAGGCAAGCAATCGAGCGCGGGTATTTCTCCAGCACTGCAGAAGGACAACAACTCACCCGATACATCTTCATCGAGTACAGCAAAGCGGTCGAATCCCATGTCACGCATCTGGTGGGACGCAACGGAAGGTTTGCATCAGCAGCTTCCCATTTGTACTTCCAGCTCAAGGATTTAGAGGTCTCGTTCGAACACGTGGCATTTGTTGCTCTGCGGAAGCTGATCGATTGCATCCACACCAAACAGAACCAGCGCACTCACGTCTGCACTGCCATCGGGCGAGCCATCCAAGAGGAGTTGAGGAACCAGTTCTTCACCTTGAACTTGGATGAGAACGGAAAGAAGATCCGAAACAAACGGCTGAAGAAGCCGCGTTCAACACCCAAGTATCGAAACCTCGGTGTGAAGCTGGCGATGGAACGCCGACTGCTGGAAAAGGGGTGGGCTAAGGACGATCTCTACCAGGACTGGCCTTCAGTACTGCATACCCAGGTGGGATCACTGCTGCTGGATCCAGCAATTAAGGAGAAGTACTTCGATGCGCAGACAAGGTGGGTCGCCAAGAACCGATCAGAGAAGTTTGTCGTCCCAACGCCTGCGCTGGAAGAGCATCTATCCAAACGAAAGGAACAAATCGACGACCTAGTGACGACAAAGGATGTCTTGATCGAACCGCCATTGGACTGGCAGCTACAAGACGGTGAAGCCCGGTTCAACTTCAGTGGCGGCTATCACCTGCCGTACACACGCAAACCAAACAACCCGTTGTGCAGGGGTCGGCACTACGAAACCCGGTTTGGATCTGATGCGATCAACCTTCTGAACACCCTTGGGAGAACTGCCTTCCAAGTGGATCCACTTGTCTTTGAGGTGATCGACGACTGCTGGGAAACGCAGCGCAGCATCGCCGGGTTCAACAGTCCCTTTGAGAACCCAGAGCTGAACCAAGAGATGCCAGATCATTTGAAGGCTCTGGATAAAAAACACCCGGACAGAGTTGCCTGGCGCAAACGGCAGGCATACCTCCACGACCAAGAGCAGGAGCACATCGAGAAAACGCAGAGTGCTCAGGCTGTCCTTATTTCCGCGCGGAAAAACGAGACCCGTCAACGCTTCTGGCTGTCGTGGAGCTGTGACTTCCGGGGACGGATCTACTCGCAGCAATCGTGGCTGGACCCACAGTCCCGAGACTTCGAGCGTTCAGTCCTGAGGTTTGCCGATGGCTGCCGACTGGACGAACAAGGAAAGGAGTGGGCAGCACGGGCAGTCGGTGCGGCGTTCGGCGGTACAAAGCAGAGCTACGCAGCAAGAAGCCAGTGGACCTACGAAAACACTGAGTTGATTGCTGCCATTGCTTCTGACCCAATCAGACACAGCAGCCAATGGGAGAACGCCGATGAACCCTGGCAGTTCCTTCAGATGGCAATGGAGTGGAACGCCGTTGTCCTTCAACAGACGAAGCCGCTTTGGCAGGTGCCGGTGAGTGTGGACAGCACTGCATCGGGGTTGCAGCTGCTGAGTGCGATGCGTCGTGACCCAGTCGGCATGAAGTGGACGAACCTCATCCCTTCAGAAGACCCCGACCAACCACCGCGTGATGCGTATCTGGAGGTACTCCGTGTAGCACGGGAGATAGCGGAAGCCGATCCTCAAACCGTATGGCTTGCAAAACATCTGACGGATCGAAGCCTGGGCAAACCTGTACTGATGATTGCAATCTACGGAGGGTCATATCGAACCAACAGAGGCGACATCGTCGATGCGCTGAGAAAGTTGGGCTCATATCCAGACATGGTCAGCTGGGATGACACCAAGGTGATGACAGACATCCTGCAGAAAGCCAGCAAGCAGGTTTTCCCGGCCGCCTTTGAAACCCTTGATTGGTTAAGACAGCTATGCACCAAAGCCATCGAAAACGGTGCGACATCACTCTGGTGGGAGACACCATGTAGTGATCAGATCCATCAATCCGAATACGAAGTCGACTCAATTGAGGTGGACACCTACGGCCACGGACGGATGCGAATCGCTGTGGGCTCGGTCAATGAGCCAAACGAGAAGAAGCTAAAGAGTGGATTCGCACCCAACTTCGTTCACAGCTACGACGCATGCCTGCTGAAGACAGCCTTTCAGCAGTGGAGCAAGCCATTGGGGACCATCCACGACTGCATCTCAGTGCTGCCAAACGATATGGACCAAGCTCATGAACGTGTACGCAAGGCTTTTATAGAAATTTGTCATGGCGACCCCTTAGCTCGCCTTGCAAATAATTTGAAAGTTCCCTCTAAAGAGCATCCAAAACTCGTTCAAGGAAAGGGTGATTTACAAAAAATATTGAATAGCCAATATATGTTTAATTAA
- a CDS encoding J domain-containing protein: protein MTSSTFYFRNDGYIFVITGQYGDPPRPLQEAAKNSEKKNEYLFIDMYMKGKKSRGEYTTWECSEYIPGDDCDDKSNFWVVAASARRTGRFAYGATRKSLKQFIEGPDIEVPWIYAVYFDQFTEEYEARYRARVEQAAEDRRQSNEWSKRNTYRIEFDINDFVSSASGKSVDHYDVLGLEKNAGPRQIKHAYWTLAKSCHPDLNPNDVKAAEKFKMISESYQQLIRKFSV from the coding sequence ATGACGTCTTCGACTTTTTACTTTAGAAATGATGGTTATATTTTTGTGATTACTGGACAATATGGCGACCCTCCCCGGCCTCTTCAGGAAGCAGCCAAAAATAGTGAGAAGAAGAATGAGTACTTATTTATTGATATGTATATGAAAGGCAAGAAAAGCCGAGGTGAATACACGACGTGGGAATGTAGTGAATACATTCCAGGTGATGATTGTGATGATAAGTCAAATTTTTGGGTTGTAGCGGCCTCTGCAAGAAGGACTGGACGTTTTGCATATGGAGCAACTCGGAAATCTCTAAAGCAATTCATTGAGGGTCCTGACATAGAAGTTCCTTGGATTTATGCCGTGTATTTTGACCAATTTACTGAGGAATATGAGGCAAGATATAGGGCACGAGTAGAGCAAGCGGCTGAGGATAGGCGTCAAAGTAACGAATGGTCTAAAAGAAATACATATAGGATTGAATTTGACATTAATGACTTTGTTTCCTCTGCAAGCGGAAAGAGTGTTGATCACTACGATGTATTAGGTCTTGAAAAAAATGCCGGACCTCGGCAAATAAAACATGCCTATTGGACCTTAGCTAAATCCTGTCATCCTGACTTGAATCCAAATGATGTTAAAGCTGCTGAGAAATTTAAAATGATCTCAGAGTCCTATCAGCAGCTCATTAGAAAATTTAGTGTTTAG
- a CDS encoding COP23 domain-containing protein, with the protein MNADGVPATVVQTKTDKQVPIIYWKSTTFSGAGWTPERRCQEVSSRFQSFHAAGNLDYITTGRMNGMPVICVAKSDGGACAGLLYTLKPGQNATATLQKLFDIRSKPGAAPLEETTARMYVSVDSIIRNKSGAVVAPMPSATPSSTSPLPLF; encoded by the coding sequence ATGAACGCTGACGGAGTGCCAGCCACCGTCGTCCAAACCAAAACGGATAAGCAAGTACCAATCATCTACTGGAAGAGCACAACCTTCTCTGGTGCTGGTTGGACGCCAGAACGTAGATGCCAAGAGGTCTCAAGCCGTTTCCAAAGTTTCCATGCAGCTGGCAATCTCGATTACATCACCACTGGACGTATGAATGGCATGCCGGTGATCTGCGTCGCCAAATCAGATGGTGGTGCGTGCGCTGGACTGCTTTACACCTTGAAGCCTGGTCAGAACGCCACGGCTACCTTGCAAAAGCTGTTCGACATTCGCTCTAAGCCAGGAGCTGCACCACTTGAAGAAACAACAGCACGGATGTACGTGAGTGTGGACTCGATCATTAGGAATAAGTCAGGTGCTGTCGTTGCTCCAATGCCTTCCGCCACACCAAGCAGCACTTCACCACTACCCCTGTTCTGA